aagattaatagtcatgttattaatcaattgtttaaattcaagtttttgtagtttaaaataacgcataaaagatgagtttaaagatcaaatggtaaattacattcaagtggcatgaaaattggcatgcatgttaggaatatatagaaaatgtgacccaatggttggattttcaaaatatgaattcttcaaaatatgaattcaacaataagttattggttggtgtaacactTTTTTAAAGTTACGTCAAGTGTAATTTGAATCCaatcctatatttcttaattcaatgtgaattttgacaaatctaccattaaatttttagagttacatcaagtgtcttcatatatttttcatgcttacaagaATAAACCTTTtattacactcttcaaatccaacggttagatttcaaatatAAGAATGACACGTGATAGACATGTGTTGTGTATTTATATGactatatatattctctcaatCTAACTATCCATTTAGtcatactaattttttttttaaagtaaatgtagttttttttttctttttgatgggaaaagTAAACgtagttagtcacatattaaaattcttatataaatttattatacaatagctatggtcatttttttaaaaaattttttaataagatagaatgtgtgataatttttgttgtgtggtatttttttttgagaaagttgcgtggtgatttttattaagtatgtgattgttttttgtttttaaattttatttcatagcttattaatattagatttttaatattttgtatttattaactcacttagatatatagatatatttgaTTCATGTACAATTACAAAATGCATGACAAAATGGTAATTGCAAGTCAAAAATGGTAATCAATTTAAattgtcttcttttatttttattttttcatcaaaataaatctgtcttcttttatttttaccaccCAAACGGccaaacaccccccccccccaccttaggtttttttcccccaaaattttttttcctctctctaagagcattcacatcagtggGTGAAAACTcatgtataatagaaaaaactaCCATTTTTACACATTCTGAAGCAAAATTGCTCTACATCAGTGCTTCCAAAGTCTTGTATAATCATGTATATTTTTCcatgagctacagtaaccgtggatatatacacggttactgtagctcgtgtatacaatattttaataatttctggTTCGCtcgtttttttctctctcttctccatctgGACAACCAACAccctcatcatcatcaactgCTTCTTCCTCTTATACACATACTCCCACagtcaaaatcaaaaatcaacaacaaaaatcaaaaatcaaccacaaaatcaacATCAAAATCACccagaaacaccacaaaaccaaacacacccacacacggAGACACCAACGGAGATAGAGAGAGTGGATCGGAGTTCTTCTCGGCAGATCGGCGTGCTTGGATCGGAGTGCTTGGATCGGCGTTCTTATCGCCGTGCTTGGatcggagacagagagagtggatCGGCGCTTGTGGTGGATCAGCGTGCTTGGATCGGCGTTCTTCTCGCCGTGCTTGGatcggagacagagagagtggatCAAAAGTTCTTCTCGGCGCCGTGCTCCCTGCTTGGATtggagacagagagagtggatCGGAGTTCTTCTCAACGCCGTGCTCCCTGCTTGGATCGAAAGTTCAGAATGTTTGGATTAGAGAGGAGTGAAAATCTTGGAATAGAGAGGAGTTTCATAGAAACTCTAGAACAGTCTCATGAGTGGagagtggagagagaaagaaatcaaaaagaaaattggtaTGGAGAGATAGAAGAGAAAGCGCCGGTATGGAGAGGGAGAGACCgggtagagagaaagaaatcaGAAAATGGGTATGgagagatagaagagagagagaaagaaatcagaaatggaagagagagagaaagaaattggtaaatatgatagagagagagagagaaagtgcgTATAAAAAAACGGGTAAAAGGGTTaggtgaaaaataataaaataattaagaaaattgattatttaaataagagaaGTGATAGAATAGATGaattgatgtgggtgttttgtaaaaatgatagtgtaaaatagaaaaagtaggtttttggtgtaaaatagaCAGAATATTTTAGacgagctgatgtgaatgctctaagccgtcactcttcctctctttctctccatcCTCATCGGCGATCCTCACCAGCCACTGCCACCACCACTGCCAAAGCTCTTTGGCTCTCTCTATCAATCGAGCGCCACCCCGATGAAGTAACCGCCGCCACCGCCACCCCGACGTCGTCTTCTTCCTCCAACAATCAGAAGAAGTTGGAGGACGATTTCGACGCGTTCACTGCTTTGAAAGCCGCCGATCTGGCGAGGCCGCTGAGGGAGGCGCAGATCCCCTACAAGATCCACATCGTGAAGGATCACGACATGAAGGAGAGGCTGTGCCTCGAGGTCGAGAGGCTCGGACTCAGTGCTGTCATCATGGGAAGCAGGGGATTCGGCGCCGTTCATCGCGGCAACGATGACGGTAGGCTCGGCAGCGTCAGCGATTACTGCGTCCACCGCTGCATCTGTCCCGTCGTCATCGTCTGCTATCCCAAAAGATAAGGATGCCGCCGCTGAAGCTGTCCTCACCGTCAAGGAAGGGGAGGAGGACGATGAGGCTGTGATCATGACTGTCACCATTGAAGGTGTCCATGAGAAAGGTTAATCAATTACTTGAACGGTCATTTCTTTAGATCATGTGATTAATTGAGTGGAATTTTGGTTATTGTTTCATAACTGTGTGTGAGTTTGATgagtatttatatttatttatggttttgaattttcatattATGCTAGTTTGGTGTGAATTGATTGAGTGGAACTTTGTGATTGGTGATGGATTGGTTTTGATGCTTAAACCAAACTGATAATATTTTTGTGTGATTGAAGATTGAACCGAACTGAGTGAGAGTGCATATTATGGCAAAGGATGCCATTTAGAGCatataggttttttttagtaatcCTTCGTTTCAGTGTTGGGTAGATCCAATGTGTATGgtggtgttttttttataatttttttatttttaaataatacaaaactttttattgaagtTATATAGTTTTTAATGATGATTTGGTGGGTTTTTGTGCTGTTTGGATGAGGAGAATTTTTTGGGaggaggaaagaaaagaaatctttttatttttgggggggaagaaaattgtgaaatacttttgagttttttctaGTTTTGGGATTTTGGAAAACCCAAATAAGAACATAACTATACGCCTCTGTGTAGCTCACAGAGGCATAGGATTTCATTAGAGTTATAGTGAAGCTTGATTGTGTAACCTTTTCAATGAGAAATTCAAGTTGGGATAATTTGCAATTAGGATATGAGAAAGTAGTGCTTTATATATgctcaaaaaaagagaaaaggttaAAGTaggaatctctaatttctaattttattatttgcaaTTAAAaagggtttgtttgttttagctCAAAGTGGCAGCATTATTTTCAATGCCagttacaattatatttttaaaaatctaatttctTTAATCAAAATAGGCTAATGAAAATCAGCCAATCCAAATACACTCTTAAACTCTAttgat
This genomic stretch from Quercus lobata isolate SW786 chromosome 3, ValleyOak3.0 Primary Assembly, whole genome shotgun sequence harbors:
- the LOC115980227 gene encoding universal stress protein PHOS32-like, with the protein product HSSSLSLHPHRRSSPATATTTAKALWLSLSIERHPDEVTAATATPTSSSSSNNQKKLEDDFDAFTALKAADLARPLREAQIPYKIHIVKDHDMKERLCLEVERLGLSAVIMGSRGFGAVHRGNDDGRLGSVSDYCVHRCICPVVIVC